One Gossypium hirsutum isolate 1008001.06 chromosome A11, Gossypium_hirsutum_v2.1, whole genome shotgun sequence genomic window carries:
- the LOC107912558 gene encoding uncharacterized protein isoform X2, which produces MSIDNKEKPKTIQLFCPSVSKLIWFVAWDSQKLDIGSISRMFGLDPSTVKLNGHFISRGVDLVSSSVTWRSLLSFFSSKGLSTGTDDHKGALIVDGKLCKVGSKRAHEPQDGISWSRDSAGKPGINDVGLTAKLQLKDIYSFENKKLRESSLTGSHDGGDRSVSEINVGVGLKRQCSIDHASLLKKLKINDTNSDIKGNSKASNVPSTPFKCSYLSGTMKRRREDEVIVGVPCKRISPG; this is translated from the exons ATGTCAATTGATAACAAAGAGAAACCAAAGACAATCCAGCTTTTCTGCCCTTCGGTATCCAAGCTAATCTGGTTCGTGGCATGGGATAGCCAGAAACTGGACATTGGGTCCATATCTCGAATGTTCGGGCTAGACCCATCAACGGTTAAGCTCAATGGCCACTTTATAAGCCGAGGGGTTGATCTTGTTTCTTCTTCTGTTACGTGGAGGTCGCtgctttctttcttctcttctaaaGGCTTGTCTACTGGGACTGATGATCATAAGGGTGCTCTCATAGTCGATGGCAAGCTTTGCAAAGTTGGGAGCAAGA GAGCACATGAGCCTCAAGATGGTATTAGCTGGAGTCGAGATTCAGCTGGAAAGCCTGGAATAAACGATGTTGGACTTACTGCAAAGCTACAACTTAAAGATATTTACTCGTTTGAGAACAAAAAGTTAAGGGAAAGCAGCTTAACAG GATCCCATGATGGAGGTGATCGCTCAGTTTCCGAAATCAATGTTGGGGTTGGCCTCAAAAGACAGTGTTCGATAGACCATGCAAGCTTGCTCaagaaattaaagattaatgacaCAAACTCAG ATATTAAAGGTAACAGTAAAGCTAGCAATGTTCCGAGCACACCTTTTAAGTGCAGTTATTTGAGTGGCACTATGAAGAGGAGGAGGGAAGATGAAGTGATTGTAGGTGTACCTTGCAAGAGGATCAGTCCTGGTTGA
- the LOC107923205 gene encoding GPI transamidase component PIG-T isoform X1: MVLLQRPHILLLLIDTHQFLQCWIAFGSANEEGQQQEEFSEELLVKPLPDHKLLAHFHFQSSAPPSTSNGCHHHLFPKAISQLVQKFRVKEMELSFTQGRWNYESWGGFDPISSSNAKPPGVELWAVFDVPQHHIDASWKNLTHTLSGLFCASINFLESTATYSTPEWSFPPASGNVRYGTFPCEAVCTENLTPWLRLLPCRDKAGIALLLDRPSLYRGFYHSQRLHLTSTESSSEGIDSGIILEQTLTVVLQPNSERAIEVHASEKHVQPSWSLSSIFGKQVSGRCVLAKSSSVYLLLDRGLVAELKFPNKENGKSAANGLTSENFWSNPSFELSVNPDRIFLEESSSHSKSLSILYMFQVEKYSESEPFDIGLMWKVPVAWLCQQTPLHASRFLMGSGNERGAIAISLKSTQFTEGFMSANSKDGSCELRVDVFQVVPWYVKVYFHSLRVFVDQQPRAVSDFIEKIHVSPSKDKMSPGVMEVVLKLPCRVNTAALTIEFDKGFLRIDEYPPDANQGFDIPSAIISFPNFHASMVFLEDDSLNRSPLLSKFQDKCPVMSYTEVLLVPLTTPDFSMPYNVSTIKCTVFALYFGSLLNVLQRRVAEEERFLKAKAAKKTGRLPLLLSKLSAKLRGRRREPLHSPPSSSSFINSKLVLKVILVAGLAVGWQYFFS, translated from the exons ATGGTCCTTCTTCAGAGACCACATATTTTGCTCCTCCTTATAGACACTCATCAATTCTTGCAATGCTGGATTGCTTTTGGATCGGCCAATGAAGAAGGCCAACAACAAGAAGAATTCAGTGAAGAACTTCTAGTGAAGCCTTTGCCGGATCACAAACTGTTGgctcatttccattttcaaagcTCCGCCCCTCCTTCTACCTCTAATGGCTGCCACCACCACTTATTTCCCAAAGCCATTTCTCAGTTG GTTCAGAAATTTCGAGTCAAGGAAATGGAGTTGTCTTTCACACAAGGTCGTTGGAACTATGAAAGCTGGGGTGGATTTGATCCCATATCAAGCAGCAATGCAAAGCCCCCTGGAGTTGAGTTATGGGCCGTTTTTGATGTCCCACAACATCATATTGATGCTTCCTGGAAGAACTTAACACACACTCTCTCAGGTCTTTTCTGTGCCTCAATCAACTTCTTAGAGTCTACTGCTACTTATTCTACTCCAGAATGGAGTTTTCCACCAGCTTCAGGCAATGTGAGGTATGGTACATTTCCCTGTGAAGCTGTTTGCACGGAGAATCTGACTCCATGGTTGAGGTTGCTTCCTTGTCGGGACAAAGCTGGGATTGCCTTGTTACTGGATAGGCCATCACTTTACAGAGGTTTTTATCATTCTCAGCGGTTGCATTTAACCTCAACTGAATCTAGTTCAGAGGGGATTGATTCGGGCATCATATTAGAACAGACCCTTACAGTTGTTCTCCAGCCTAATAGTGAAAGGGCCATCGAGGTCCATGCTAGTGAAAAACATGTTCAGCCAAGCTGGTCTCTTAGTTCAATTTTTGGGAAACAAGTTAGTGGAAGATGTGTTCTTGCAAAGTCCAGCAGTGTGTATCTTCTCCTTGACAGGGGCTTAGTTGCCGAACTGAAGTTTCCAAATAAAGAAAATGGGAAGTCTGCAGCAAATGGTTTGACCTCTGAGAACTTTTGGTCTAATCCGAGCTTTGAGCTGTCTGTTAACCCAGACAGGATATTTTTAGAAGAAAGCAGTTCGCATAGCAAGAGCTTATCAATTTTGTATATGTTTCAAGTTGAGAAATACAGTGAATCTGAACCATTTGATATTGGTCTTATGTGGAAGGTTCCTGTAGCTTGGTTGTGTCAACAAACACCATTACATGCTAGTAGGTTTTTGATGGGAAGCGGAAATGAGAGGGGTGCGATTGCTATTTCATTAAAATCTACACAATTCACTGAGGGCTTCATGAGTGCTAATTCCAAGGATGGAAGTTGTGAACTGCGAGTTGATGTTTTCCAAGTTGTCCCTTGGTATGTTAAGGTCTATTTCCATTCTTTGCGGGTGTTTGTTGATCAACAACCTAGGGCTGTTTCAGATTTTATTGAGAAGATACACGTTTCACCTTCCAAAGATAAAATGTCTCCTGGTGTGATGGAGGTGGTTCTGAAACTTCCTTGCAGAGTGAACACTGCTGCTTTAACCATAGAGTTTGATAAG GGTTTTTTGCGCATTGATGAATATCCCCCAGATGCTAATCAAGGATTTGACATACCATCTGCTATTATTAGCTTTCCCAACTTCCATGCAAGCATGGTTTTTCTCGAAGATGACTCTTTGAACAGGTCACCACTGTTGTCAAAGTTTCAG GATAAATGTCCTGTAATGTCTTACACAGAAGTCTTACTTGTACCTTTGACAACTCCTGATTTTAGCATGCCTTACAATGTCAGCACAATCAAATGCACAGTGTTTGCACTATACTTTGGATCATTGCTCAATGTGCTGCAAAGGCGTGTTGCTGAGGAGGAGAGATTTCTTAAAGCCAAGG CTGCCAAGAAAACTGGCCGGCTACCTCTGCTGCTATCGAAGTTGTCTGCCAAGCTTAGAGGTAGAAGACGGGAACCTCTTCATTCACCTCCTTCTTCATCATCTTTCATAAATTCTAAATTAGTATTAAAAGTCATACTAGTAGCTGGACTTGCTGTAGGTTGGCAATACTTTTTCTCTTAG
- the LOC107923205 gene encoding GPI transamidase component PIG-T isoform X2 — translation MVLLQRPHILLLLIDTHQFLQCWIAFGSANEEGQQQEEFSEELLVKPLPDHKLLAHFHFQSSAPPSTSNGCHHHLFPKAISQLVQKFRVKEMELSFTQGRWNYESWGGFDPISSSNAKPPGVELWAVFDVPQHHIDASWKNLTHTLSGLFCASINFLESTATYSTPEWSFPPASGNVRYGTFPCEAVCTENLTPWLRLLPCRDKAGIALLLDRPSLYRGFYHSQRLHLTSTESSSEGIDSGIILEQTLTVVLQPNSERAIEVHASEKHVQPSWSLSSIFGKQVSGRCVLAKSSSVYLLLDRGLVAELKFPNKENGKSAANGLTSENFWSNPSFELSVNPDRIFLEESSSHSKSLSILYMFQVEKYSESEPFDIGLMWKVPVAWLCQQTPLHASRFLMGSGNERGAIAISLKSTQFTEGFMSANSKDGSCELRVDVFQVVPWYVKVYFHSLRVFVDQQPRAVSDFIEKIHVSPSKDKMSPGVMEVVLKLPCRVNTAALTIEFDKGFLRIDEYPPDANQGFDIPSAIISFPNFHASMVFLEDDSLNRSPLLSKFQDKCPVMSYTEVLLVPLTTPDFSMPYNVSTIKCTVFALYFGSLLNVLQRRVAEEERFLKAKAAKKTGRLPLLLSKLSAKLRGSGINQD, via the exons ATGGTCCTTCTTCAGAGACCACATATTTTGCTCCTCCTTATAGACACTCATCAATTCTTGCAATGCTGGATTGCTTTTGGATCGGCCAATGAAGAAGGCCAACAACAAGAAGAATTCAGTGAAGAACTTCTAGTGAAGCCTTTGCCGGATCACAAACTGTTGgctcatttccattttcaaagcTCCGCCCCTCCTTCTACCTCTAATGGCTGCCACCACCACTTATTTCCCAAAGCCATTTCTCAGTTG GTTCAGAAATTTCGAGTCAAGGAAATGGAGTTGTCTTTCACACAAGGTCGTTGGAACTATGAAAGCTGGGGTGGATTTGATCCCATATCAAGCAGCAATGCAAAGCCCCCTGGAGTTGAGTTATGGGCCGTTTTTGATGTCCCACAACATCATATTGATGCTTCCTGGAAGAACTTAACACACACTCTCTCAGGTCTTTTCTGTGCCTCAATCAACTTCTTAGAGTCTACTGCTACTTATTCTACTCCAGAATGGAGTTTTCCACCAGCTTCAGGCAATGTGAGGTATGGTACATTTCCCTGTGAAGCTGTTTGCACGGAGAATCTGACTCCATGGTTGAGGTTGCTTCCTTGTCGGGACAAAGCTGGGATTGCCTTGTTACTGGATAGGCCATCACTTTACAGAGGTTTTTATCATTCTCAGCGGTTGCATTTAACCTCAACTGAATCTAGTTCAGAGGGGATTGATTCGGGCATCATATTAGAACAGACCCTTACAGTTGTTCTCCAGCCTAATAGTGAAAGGGCCATCGAGGTCCATGCTAGTGAAAAACATGTTCAGCCAAGCTGGTCTCTTAGTTCAATTTTTGGGAAACAAGTTAGTGGAAGATGTGTTCTTGCAAAGTCCAGCAGTGTGTATCTTCTCCTTGACAGGGGCTTAGTTGCCGAACTGAAGTTTCCAAATAAAGAAAATGGGAAGTCTGCAGCAAATGGTTTGACCTCTGAGAACTTTTGGTCTAATCCGAGCTTTGAGCTGTCTGTTAACCCAGACAGGATATTTTTAGAAGAAAGCAGTTCGCATAGCAAGAGCTTATCAATTTTGTATATGTTTCAAGTTGAGAAATACAGTGAATCTGAACCATTTGATATTGGTCTTATGTGGAAGGTTCCTGTAGCTTGGTTGTGTCAACAAACACCATTACATGCTAGTAGGTTTTTGATGGGAAGCGGAAATGAGAGGGGTGCGATTGCTATTTCATTAAAATCTACACAATTCACTGAGGGCTTCATGAGTGCTAATTCCAAGGATGGAAGTTGTGAACTGCGAGTTGATGTTTTCCAAGTTGTCCCTTGGTATGTTAAGGTCTATTTCCATTCTTTGCGGGTGTTTGTTGATCAACAACCTAGGGCTGTTTCAGATTTTATTGAGAAGATACACGTTTCACCTTCCAAAGATAAAATGTCTCCTGGTGTGATGGAGGTGGTTCTGAAACTTCCTTGCAGAGTGAACACTGCTGCTTTAACCATAGAGTTTGATAAG GGTTTTTTGCGCATTGATGAATATCCCCCAGATGCTAATCAAGGATTTGACATACCATCTGCTATTATTAGCTTTCCCAACTTCCATGCAAGCATGGTTTTTCTCGAAGATGACTCTTTGAACAGGTCACCACTGTTGTCAAAGTTTCAG GATAAATGTCCTGTAATGTCTTACACAGAAGTCTTACTTGTACCTTTGACAACTCCTGATTTTAGCATGCCTTACAATGTCAGCACAATCAAATGCACAGTGTTTGCACTATACTTTGGATCATTGCTCAATGTGCTGCAAAGGCGTGTTGCTGAGGAGGAGAGATTTCTTAAAGCCAAGG CTGCCAAGAAAACTGGCCGGCTACCTCTGCTGCTATCGAAGTTGTCTGCCAAGCTTAGAG GCTCGGGAATCAACCAGGACTGA
- the LOC107912558 gene encoding uncharacterized protein isoform X1, translated as MSIDNKEKPKTIQLFCPSVSKLIWFVAWDSQKLDIGSISRMFGLDPSTVKLNGHFISRGVDLVSSSVTWRSLLSFFSSKGLSTGTDDHKGALIVDGKLCKVGSKSTRTIVFLWGFSDEYNRLFGFLFGSRESLGKSGRWPLVCSFRIVAILSSLFFVGAHEPQDGISWSRDSAGKPGINDVGLTAKLQLKDIYSFENKKLRESSLTGSHDGGDRSVSEINVGVGLKRQCSIDHASLLKKLKINDTNSDIKGNSKASNVPSTPFKCSYLSGTMKRRREDEVIVGVPCKRISPG; from the exons ATGTCAATTGATAACAAAGAGAAACCAAAGACAATCCAGCTTTTCTGCCCTTCGGTATCCAAGCTAATCTGGTTCGTGGCATGGGATAGCCAGAAACTGGACATTGGGTCCATATCTCGAATGTTCGGGCTAGACCCATCAACGGTTAAGCTCAATGGCCACTTTATAAGCCGAGGGGTTGATCTTGTTTCTTCTTCTGTTACGTGGAGGTCGCtgctttctttcttctcttctaaaGGCTTGTCTACTGGGACTGATGATCATAAGGGTGCTCTCATAGTCGATGGCAAGCTTTGCAAAGTTGGGAGCAAGAGTACGCGCACTATTGTCTTTTTATGGGGTTTCTCGGATGAATATAATCGTCTTTTTGGATTTCTGTTTGGTTCTCGGGAAAGTTTGGGAAAATCAGGAAGGTGGCCACTGGTTTGTTCTTTTAGAATTGTTGCCATTttatcctctcttttttttgtagGAGCACATGAGCCTCAAGATGGTATTAGCTGGAGTCGAGATTCAGCTGGAAAGCCTGGAATAAACGATGTTGGACTTACTGCAAAGCTACAACTTAAAGATATTTACTCGTTTGAGAACAAAAAGTTAAGGGAAAGCAGCTTAACAG GATCCCATGATGGAGGTGATCGCTCAGTTTCCGAAATCAATGTTGGGGTTGGCCTCAAAAGACAGTGTTCGATAGACCATGCAAGCTTGCTCaagaaattaaagattaatgacaCAAACTCAG ATATTAAAGGTAACAGTAAAGCTAGCAATGTTCCGAGCACACCTTTTAAGTGCAGTTATTTGAGTGGCACTATGAAGAGGAGGAGGGAAGATGAAGTGATTGTAGGTGTACCTTGCAAGAGGATCAGTCCTGGTTGA